One window from the genome of Sulfodiicoccus acidiphilus encodes:
- the hisC gene encoding histidinol-phosphate transaminase has protein sequence MYLFVCLTAEGRLIASKKDVRNLIKPYLRGAKPYNFTDFKDALRLHLNESPYPPPKFVLDAVSSWLDRGNRYPTPDLTERFRRLAAEYNGVEPSNIYPSPGGDGGIRQLFYNFLAAGSTVTINSPSYSMYEVYSAATGMRLLKVNLREEGDSWKEDLPSLYTLAAQSDLVAIDDPNNPTGSPMLEAKRELIEELSSRAKGLVLIDEAYYEFSKYTVAKMVQDFPNVIALRTMSKAFSMAAFRVGYLIADREIVDALMKVSTPFDVALPGLVAGIAALESPSYALRVADEVSRNRERLRRELLSLGLKVYQSVTNFLLVRSETDILTPLLSKGIAIRKYGKDLYRITVGTEAENRILVTSLGGILEDSRSK, from the coding sequence ATTTATCTTTTCGTCTGTCTCACCGCCGAGGGTAGGCTTATTGCATCGAAGAAGGACGTTAGGAATCTGATTAAACCCTATTTGAGGGGCGCGAAGCCCTACAACTTCACCGACTTTAAGGACGCATTAAGATTACATCTCAACGAATCTCCATATCCTCCCCCCAAGTTCGTGTTGGACGCAGTAAGTAGTTGGCTGGATAGGGGAAATAGGTATCCCACTCCGGACTTAACAGAACGCTTCAGGAGGTTGGCCGCGGAATATAACGGAGTGGAGCCCTCCAACATCTATCCCTCTCCAGGGGGGGATGGTGGCATCAGACAGCTCTTCTACAATTTCCTTGCAGCAGGGAGCACTGTAACTATAAACTCGCCCTCCTATAGTATGTACGAGGTTTATTCGGCAGCAACCGGAATGCGGCTACTTAAGGTGAACCTAAGGGAAGAAGGCGATAGTTGGAAGGAGGATCTACCTTCCCTATACACCTTGGCCGCTCAGTCTGATCTAGTGGCAATTGACGATCCGAACAATCCAACTGGCTCTCCAATGCTGGAAGCCAAGAGAGAACTGATTGAGGAACTGTCCTCCAGAGCAAAGGGCCTTGTGCTCATAGATGAAGCCTACTACGAGTTCTCGAAGTACACTGTGGCCAAAATGGTGCAGGACTTCCCTAACGTAATAGCACTAAGAACTATGAGCAAAGCTTTCTCAATGGCCGCCTTCAGAGTTGGTTATCTGATAGCCGACAGGGAGATCGTGGACGCTTTGATGAAAGTCTCTACTCCATTTGACGTGGCTTTGCCTGGTTTAGTAGCGGGGATAGCCGCTCTAGAGTCCCCGTCTTACGCCCTTCGAGTGGCCGATGAGGTCTCTAGGAACAGGGAGCGTTTAAGGAGGGAGCTACTGAGCCTCGGTTTGAAGGTCTATCAGTCCGTGACCAACTTCCTCCTAGTGAGATCGGAAACAGACATACTCACACCTTTACTGTCGAAGGGAATTGCCATAAGGAAATATGGAAAGGACCTTTACAGAATAACTGTGGGAACCGAGGCAGAGAA